The Treponema succinifaciens DSM 2489 region GGAGCACCAGTAACGATTGCCATTGCTTCCTTAAGACCAAGACCTGTTGCAGCCTTAACAGCCTTAATAACATCCATTTTCTTTGCTGGATCAATAGATTCAAGAGTAACAGTAAATTCTGTCTGCTCTTCTTCAGCGGCCGCTGCTGGACCTGCTGCTACTGCTACAGGTGCTGCCGCAGAAACACCGAATTTTTCTTCCAT contains the following coding sequences:
- the rplL gene encoding 50S ribosomal protein L7/L12; the protein is MAALTNDEILEAIANMTVQQAADLVKAMEEKFGVSAAAPVAVAAGPAAAAEEEQTEFTVTLESIDPAKKMDVIKAVKAATGLGLKEAMAIVTGAPQVVKEGVSKADADKLIADITAAGGKVSKK